The Pedobacter roseus genome contains a region encoding:
- a CDS encoding TerY-C metal binding domain-containing protein produces the protein MRRLPIYFLIDISESMVGDQIQQVEEGMATIIKAIKTDPYAIETVWISIIVFAGQAKTLVPLQEVVSFYPPKFPIGGGTSLSKGLGHLMFQMRKDIVKTTMEQKGDWKPIVFLFTDGVPTDDTKSAIAEWKQNWKRTVNMVAISFGNSTDTRILAELTENVLQFKNAGTEDYNKFFKWVTDSIKTSSISVENNESGFELAKLDGDTLSKIDISKAPATKQYIDNNYVVLSAKCQNTKRPYLMKYRKVVNESGFDGLNLQTQAYRLVGGFQVDQSYYELCEDNGIQQKVNTEELIGAPSCPCCGNQFGLAMCQCQKIHCIGNETMSTCPWCGSTGSYGYGEGGFDVGRAQG, from the coding sequence ATGAGAAGATTACCCATTTACTTTTTAATAGATATTTCCGAATCGATGGTTGGCGATCAGATCCAACAGGTAGAAGAAGGCATGGCAACCATTATCAAAGCCATTAAAACCGATCCTTATGCCATAGAAACCGTTTGGATTTCGATCATTGTTTTTGCCGGACAAGCTAAAACCCTGGTTCCTCTACAAGAGGTGGTGAGTTTTTATCCGCCAAAATTTCCTATTGGCGGGGGCACATCTTTAAGTAAAGGTTTAGGGCATTTAATGTTCCAGATGAGAAAGGATATCGTTAAAACCACCATGGAGCAAAAAGGCGATTGGAAACCAATTGTATTTCTGTTTACCGATGGTGTACCCACCGATGACACTAAAAGTGCCATTGCCGAATGGAAACAGAACTGGAAGCGTACCGTAAACATGGTGGCCATTTCTTTTGGCAACAGTACAGATACAAGGATTTTAGCAGAGTTGACCGAAAATGTGCTTCAGTTTAAAAATGCAGGTACTGAAGATTACAATAAGTTTTTTAAATGGGTAACAGATTCCATTAAAACCAGCAGTATCAGTGTAGAAAATAACGAATCGGGCTTCGAACTCGCAAAATTGGATGGCGATACGCTTTCTAAAATCGATATTTCCAAAGCACCCGCTACTAAACAGTATATTGATAATAATTATGTTGTATTATCGGCCAAATGCCAGAATACAAAACGGCCATATCTGATGAAATACCGGAAAGTGGTTAACGAATCAGGTTTTGATGGTTTAAATCTGCAAACTCAGGCTTATCGTCTGGTGGGTGGTTTTCAGGTAGATCAATCTTATTATGAGCTCTGCGAAGATAATGGCATACAGCAAAAAGTAAATACCGAAGAACTGATAGGTGCACCCTCATGCCCCTGCTGTGGTAACCAATTTGGCCTGGCCATGTGCCAATGCCAAAAAATACACTGTATCGGTAACGAAACCATGAGTACTTGTCCCTGGTGTGGTAGTACAGGCAGTTACGGTTATGGCGAAGGTGGTTTTGATGTTGGAAGAGCACAAGGTTAG
- a CDS encoding protein phosphatase 2C domain-containing protein: MVETRMYIENLFKRFNVQVPANRQKLFEQFMYEEFNVEAVKLIMEKHKIIMENWELKVRIEDVLAKQMIIPNATVAKPYQAALDFNQPEFQEISFVEFEGLNQYGLNFNPELKLIEGIPNQSGDFKVKMRFKVFGEDENSEPNTKMISLVVNADPKSLWKNIASDDQKDEIWKEQHYWKPDQVEDFQKLGSKHILVSSKRGRSHANVGSFREDDYAFKYFEANGWSIVCVADGAGSAKLARQGSKIACKAVVDYFEQNLTDDSLKQFDEILLHHHQEGGIVSRSAILCTITFQKQPFMPTGRSKNLLQK; the protein is encoded by the coding sequence ATGGTCGAAACCAGAATGTACATCGAAAACCTGTTTAAACGATTTAATGTTCAGGTACCGGCAAACAGACAGAAACTCTTTGAGCAGTTTATGTACGAAGAATTTAATGTTGAGGCCGTAAAACTGATCATGGAAAAACACAAAATTATCATGGAAAATTGGGAGTTGAAAGTAAGGATTGAGGATGTTTTAGCAAAGCAGATGATTATTCCGAATGCTACAGTTGCAAAACCATACCAGGCAGCATTGGATTTTAACCAGCCGGAATTTCAGGAGATCAGCTTTGTCGAGTTTGAGGGTTTAAATCAATATGGACTCAATTTTAATCCGGAACTTAAACTGATAGAAGGTATCCCAAACCAAAGCGGCGATTTTAAAGTCAAAATGAGATTTAAGGTTTTCGGCGAAGACGAAAATTCAGAACCAAATACCAAAATGATCTCTTTGGTTGTGAATGCGGATCCCAAATCTCTCTGGAAAAATATTGCCAGCGATGATCAAAAAGACGAAATCTGGAAAGAGCAGCATTATTGGAAGCCCGATCAGGTGGAGGATTTTCAGAAATTGGGCAGTAAGCATATTTTAGTTTCCTCCAAAAGAGGGAGAAGCCACGCCAATGTGGGTTCTTTTAGGGAAGATGATTATGCTTTTAAATATTTTGAGGCTAACGGCTGGAGCATTGTTTGCGTGGCTGATGGTGCCGGAAGTGCCAAGTTAGCCAGGCAGGGATCTAAAATTGCTTGCAAAGCGGTTGTTGATTATTTTGAACAAAATTTAACTGATGATAGCCTAAAACAATTTGACGAAATCTTATTGCATCACCATCAAGAGGGGGGGATAGTCAGCAGATCAGCCATTTTGTGTACAATAACCTTTCAAAAGCAGCCCTTTATGCCCACAGGCAGATCGAAGAATTTGCTACAGAAATAA
- a CDS encoding protein phosphatase 2C domain-containing protein gives MYNNLSKAALYAHRQIEEFATEINHPIKDFHSTLIFALVKKFDFGYAILTFGVGDCPIGLLNNDLTEIKLMNWLDVGEFGGGTRFITMPEIFSSEKFPTRFGFTLTDDFSYLMLMTDGIYDAKFVVEANLEKLENWKTFVDDLKGNNEDRAAVNFDASNPEIAHQLSAWMDFWSPGNHDDRTLAIIF, from the coding sequence GTGTACAATAACCTTTCAAAAGCAGCCCTTTATGCCCACAGGCAGATCGAAGAATTTGCTACAGAAATAAATCACCCTATTAAAGATTTCCATTCTACCCTGATTTTCGCGCTGGTTAAAAAGTTCGATTTTGGTTATGCCATTTTAACTTTTGGCGTTGGTGATTGTCCGATTGGCTTATTAAATAATGATTTAACTGAAATTAAGCTAATGAACTGGCTCGACGTTGGCGAATTTGGCGGTGGAACCAGGTTTATCACCATGCCCGAAATTTTTAGCAGTGAAAAATTCCCTACACGCTTTGGTTTTACTTTAACTGATGACTTCTCTTACCTGATGCTCATGACGGATGGTATATACGACGCCAAGTTTGTGGTAGAGGCCAATTTAGAGAAATTGGAAAACTGGAAAACATTTGTTGATGATTTAAAAGGAAATAATGAAGATCGTGCTGCGGTAAACTTCGATGCCTCAAATCCGGAAATTGCTCATCAGCTTTCTGCATGGATGGATTTCTGGAGTCCCGGAAACCACGATGATCGAACTTTGGCCATCATTTTTTAA
- a CDS encoding helix-hairpin-helix domain-containing protein codes for MSIITVKSILTDRSYQYVDNGDPKSGTAKNVYFSPDRKYVVAIFKEKQDFNQKERLTRIVTRYLDQIQSKEAGDYYLNEIYRWPTDLIETKDRIGIIVPIYSSKFFFAKGYSSSDLIKGEEKNGKWFAGAKFRNKLFPLSLDQTELGRWLNYFQIGINLSRGVKKMHQMGLSHSDLSYNNVLIDPSSGSACMIDLDGLVVPGLFQAEVIGTADFIAPEVLATKHLNKTDPARKLPNRLTDLHALACLIYMYLLHRHPLKGGKVHDLDTEKDDLLSMGEKALFIEHPTDLSNRPKMNQISKWDTYWADVNKIPYTITGPYLKTLFDKAFIDGLHNPMQRPTAEEWEIALLKTTDLMQQCSNTYCDQKWYVFDNTTIPKCPFCGTSHQGTLPVLDLYYQFQPTVWRPENHRLMVYNNQYLFQWHVNRNVIRNERLTAEQKIPVGYFTFHEGKWVFVNQTLTSLIDKTEDKELPVNTMVELTDGKKLLLSKEDGGRVILVTLANK; via the coding sequence ATGTCGATAATTACCGTAAAATCCATACTAACCGATCGTTCCTATCAATATGTTGATAATGGCGACCCTAAAAGCGGAACGGCCAAAAATGTATATTTTAGTCCCGACCGGAAATATGTGGTGGCTATTTTTAAAGAAAAGCAGGATTTTAATCAAAAAGAACGTTTAACCAGGATTGTAACCAGGTATTTAGATCAGATTCAATCCAAAGAGGCCGGAGATTATTATTTAAATGAAATATATCGCTGGCCAACTGATCTTATAGAAACTAAAGATAGAATTGGGATTATTGTTCCGATTTACAGTTCGAAGTTCTTTTTTGCAAAAGGTTATTCATCCAGCGATCTGATCAAAGGAGAAGAAAAGAATGGAAAATGGTTTGCGGGGGCTAAATTCCGTAATAAACTGTTTCCCTTAAGCTTGGATCAGACAGAACTGGGCAGGTGGTTAAATTATTTCCAGATTGGCATTAACCTTTCGAGGGGTGTGAAAAAGATGCATCAAATGGGCTTGTCGCATTCTGATTTATCTTATAACAATGTGTTAATCGATCCTTCAAGCGGCTCGGCCTGCATGATAGATTTGGATGGTTTGGTTGTCCCTGGCTTATTTCAGGCAGAAGTGATCGGAACGGCCGATTTTATTGCGCCAGAAGTATTGGCTACCAAACACCTCAATAAAACTGATCCTGCAAGAAAACTTCCTAACCGCTTAACTGATTTACATGCATTAGCCTGTTTAATCTACATGTATTTATTGCACAGGCATCCCTTAAAAGGCGGTAAAGTACACGATCTCGATACCGAAAAAGATGACCTGTTAAGTATGGGCGAAAAAGCTTTATTTATCGAGCATCCCACCGATTTATCAAACCGGCCCAAAATGAACCAGATTTCTAAATGGGATACCTATTGGGCAGATGTAAATAAAATTCCATATACCATCACCGGGCCTTACCTTAAAACCTTGTTTGATAAGGCTTTTATAGATGGTCTGCACAATCCCATGCAACGGCCTACCGCCGAAGAATGGGAAATTGCGCTGTTAAAAACCACTGATCTGATGCAACAATGCAGTAATACCTACTGTGATCAGAAATGGTATGTTTTCGATAACACCACTATTCCAAAATGTCCTTTTTGTGGCACCAGCCATCAAGGAACATTACCGGTTTTAGATCTGTATTATCAGTTTCAGCCCACGGTTTGGCGACCAGAAAACCATCGGTTAATGGTTTACAACAACCAATATTTATTTCAGTGGCATGTTAACCGGAACGTGATCAGGAATGAACGGTTAACCGCCGAACAGAAAATTCCGGTTGGCTATTTTACTTTTCACGAAGGGAAATGGGTTTTCGTTAATCAAACACTCACTTCATTGATCGATAAAACTGAAGATAAAGAGTTACCTGTTAATACTATGGTCGAATTAACCGATGGCAAAAAGCTGCTTCTCTCAAAAGAAGATGGTGGAAGGGTTATTTTGGTTACACTGGCAAATAAATAG
- a CDS encoding NUDIX hydrolase: MINQNIKIAVDAIVFGYERGTLYVLAVQQRFGKLADRWVLPGGFILDDEPLLTAVERELKEEAGITVNYLEQLGTFGDDVKRDERFRVISVAYFALVNPKNFVLKADTDAKDAKWFPVAEVPQLGYDHNEMLNLAHQRLKSKLTYQPIGFDLLDQEFLFSDLENLYCSILERDIDRRNFRKKILSFGIVTETDKVVKIGSSGRPGRLFTFDKPKYNQLLKENFQFDIRFA; encoded by the coding sequence ATGATCAATCAAAATATCAAAATCGCTGTTGATGCCATTGTTTTTGGCTACGAAAGAGGAACGCTTTATGTATTGGCTGTTCAGCAGCGCTTTGGTAAACTGGCCGATCGGTGGGTGTTGCCGGGTGGGTTTATTTTAGATGACGAACCTTTATTAACAGCAGTAGAACGTGAGCTTAAAGAAGAAGCTGGTATCACGGTGAATTACCTTGAACAGTTAGGCACTTTTGGTGATGATGTTAAACGCGATGAACGTTTCAGGGTAATTTCTGTTGCTTATTTTGCCTTAGTGAATCCTAAAAATTTTGTGCTGAAGGCCGATACTGATGCCAAAGATGCAAAATGGTTTCCAGTTGCTGAAGTTCCGCAATTAGGTTATGATCATAATGAAATGCTTAACCTCGCACATCAGCGGTTAAAAAGCAAACTGACTTATCAGCCCATCGGATTTGATCTTTTAGATCAGGAATTTCTCTTCTCCGACCTCGAAAATTTATATTGCTCCATTTTGGAAAGGGATATTGACAGGAGAAATTTCAGGAAAAAAATCTTAAGTTTTGGAATTGTTACAGAAACCGATAAGGTTGTTAAAATAGGCTCTAGCGGACGACCAGGTAGGCTTTTTACTTTCGATAAACCTAAATACAATCAACTTTTAAAAGAAAATTTCCAGTTTGACATTAGGTTTGCGTAA
- the prs gene encoding ribose-phosphate diphosphokinase — MLNLNPSFTPLGENNLIEYKSFLFAGGEPHIKISNNFDASLPVTITHRINSFNDLGLICITVDALKRMGVKEINLFIPYFPAARQDRVMIPGEPLSVKVYADIINAMALASVTVFDPHSEVTPALLNNCLTISNHEFIKQVIAKIGADVKLISPDGGALKKIYKVSEFLGGAEVVECSKSRDVKTGKLSGFKVYSDDLAGADCLIVDDICDGGGTFIGLAEALKAKNAGKLYLAISHGIFSKGFDELGKYFEQIFTTDSIKEVDHVGVTQITLAEIL; from the coding sequence ATGTTAAATCTAAATCCAAGTTTTACTCCGCTAGGCGAAAATAACTTAATCGAATACAAATCTTTCTTATTTGCAGGTGGCGAGCCACACATTAAAATTTCTAATAATTTTGATGCCAGCCTTCCGGTTACCATTACACACCGGATAAATTCTTTTAATGATTTAGGTCTGATCTGCATTACGGTTGATGCTTTGAAAAGGATGGGCGTAAAGGAAATCAATCTTTTTATTCCATATTTTCCAGCAGCAAGGCAAGATAGGGTAATGATTCCTGGCGAACCTTTATCGGTTAAAGTTTATGCCGATATCATCAATGCAATGGCTTTGGCAAGTGTTACCGTATTCGATCCCCATAGCGAAGTAACACCAGCATTGCTTAATAACTGCCTTACCATTTCCAATCATGAATTTATAAAACAGGTAATCGCAAAAATTGGAGCAGATGTAAAACTCATTTCCCCTGATGGAGGAGCTTTAAAGAAAATTTATAAAGTATCCGAATTTTTAGGAGGTGCAGAAGTTGTAGAATGCTCAAAAAGCAGAGATGTAAAAACCGGAAAACTTTCAGGGTTTAAAGTGTATAGTGATGATCTGGCTGGTGCCGATTGTTTAATAGTAGACGATATCTGCGATGGTGGCGGTACCTTTATCGGTTTGGCCGAAGCATTAAAGGCTAAAAATGCAGGAAAATTATATTTAGCCATTAGTCATGGCATATTCAGCAAAGGCTTTGATGAACTGGGTAAATATTTCGAGCAGATTTTTACTACCGATTCGATTAAAGAAGTGGATCACGTTGGCGTAACACAGATAACACTGGCGGAAATTTTATAA
- a CDS encoding nucleoside 2-deoxyribosyltransferase domain-containing protein, giving the protein MKTILPPQVITPSDVSVFLAGTIDMGNSIDWQQKFIDRANNEDTLNNVIVFNPRRASWDHTWTQTIENAQFSEQVNWELDAMENADVILLFLESNSKSPISMMELGLFADSGKLMVCCENGFWRKGNIDIVCKRKGIDQYNTFDELGTAVIAKLKKLVESR; this is encoded by the coding sequence ATGAAAACGATACTTCCCCCACAGGTTATTACTCCATCCGATGTTTCGGTGTTTCTTGCTGGAACCATTGATATGGGCAATTCGATCGATTGGCAACAAAAGTTTATCGATCGGGCAAATAATGAAGATACTTTGAATAATGTTATTGTTTTCAATCCGCGCAGAGCATCATGGGACCATACCTGGACGCAGACAATCGAAAATGCACAATTTAGTGAGCAGGTTAACTGGGAGCTGGATGCCATGGAAAATGCTGATGTGATTTTGTTGTTCCTTGAAAGTAATTCCAAATCACCAATTTCGATGATGGAATTAGGCTTATTTGCCGATTCAGGTAAGTTAATGGTTTGTTGTGAGAATGGATTTTGGAGAAAAGGCAATATCGATATCGTTTGTAAAAGGAAAGGGATCGATCAATACAATACATTCGATGAGCTTGGTACAGCTGTAATTGCGAAGCTTAAAAAATTGGTAGAAAGCAGGTAA
- a CDS encoding NADAR family protein, with product MKYDINWLLKTIDGKELDLLMFWGHQRSKDGSIIKTCMSQWWPSPIFENDITYQTAEHYMMAQKALLFNDQEIFEKILTKNSPKDVKDLGRQIKNFDVENWDAHKFDIVKQGNLLKFSQSEALKSFLLQTKSKILVEASPVDAIWGIGLAEDNSDALNPEKWKGLNLLGFALMEVRDEL from the coding sequence ATGAAGTACGATATTAACTGGTTACTCAAAACCATAGATGGAAAGGAACTCGACTTATTAATGTTTTGGGGCCATCAAAGAAGCAAAGATGGATCAATCATTAAAACCTGCATGAGCCAATGGTGGCCATCTCCAATTTTTGAAAATGACATCACTTATCAAACAGCAGAGCATTACATGATGGCACAAAAAGCGCTTTTGTTTAATGATCAGGAGATTTTTGAAAAAATATTAACAAAAAATTCTCCGAAAGATGTAAAAGATCTGGGAAGGCAGATCAAAAATTTTGACGTAGAAAATTGGGATGCCCACAAATTTGATATTGTAAAACAGGGAAACCTGCTTAAGTTTTCTCAAAGTGAAGCATTGAAATCGTTCCTTTTGCAAACCAAAAGTAAAATACTGGTAGAAGCAAGTCCGGTAGATGCAATTTGGGGGATTGGTTTGGCAGAAGACAATTCGGATGCGCTAAATCCTGAAAAGTGGAAAGGTTTAAACCTATTGGGGTTCGCATTGATGGAAGTTAGAGATGAGTTATAA
- a CDS encoding O-acetyl-ADP-ribose deacetylase, producing MIIELIKADITTIKADAIVNAANSSLLGGGGVDGAIHRKGGKEILKACVAIRNKQGTCKTGNAVITTAGNLPAKYVIHTVGPVWNGESEKNKALLADCYRNSLNLAIKNGVKVIAFPNISTGIYHFPKDKAADIAITTVNNFAQKEKIEKVIFVCFDDENYELYLQKLNR from the coding sequence ATGATCATAGAATTAATCAAAGCCGATATAACAACAATTAAAGCCGATGCCATCGTTAACGCGGCAAATAGTTCTTTGCTAGGTGGCGGAGGGGTTGATGGTGCCATCCACAGAAAAGGTGGCAAAGAAATTTTAAAAGCATGTGTAGCCATTAGGAATAAACAGGGAACATGCAAAACCGGAAATGCAGTAATTACAACGGCAGGTAATTTACCTGCAAAATATGTGATCCATACCGTTGGACCGGTGTGGAATGGAGAGAGTGAAAAAAATAAGGCTTTGCTTGCCGATTGTTACCGGAACAGCCTAAACCTTGCTATAAAAAACGGTGTTAAGGTAATTGCCTTCCCAAACATCAGTACGGGGATCTACCATTTCCCGAAAGATAAAGCAGCAGATATTGCCATTACTACGGTAAATAATTTCGCTCAAAAAGAAAAAATAGAAAAGGTAATCTTCGTTTGTTTCGACGATGAAAATTATGAACTCTACCTACAGAAATTGAATAGATAA
- a CDS encoding RNA 2'-phosphotransferase, whose protein sequence is MDTKIIKGISKLLSYILRHSPETIKLKLDENGWADVNELIAKFDLYDLTLDLELLQYVVENNDKKRFSFNEDKTKIRANQGHSISVELNLNETEPLEYLYHGTVEKVLSDIKTQGLQKMSRQHVHLSADKETANKVGGRRGKPVILIVNSGAMHRAGYKFYLSANNVWLTDVVPAEYIEF, encoded by the coding sequence ATGGACACTAAAATAATAAAAGGCATAAGCAAATTGCTTAGCTATATTTTGAGGCATTCGCCAGAAACAATAAAGCTAAAGCTCGATGAAAATGGCTGGGCGGATGTGAACGAGCTGATTGCCAAATTCGACCTTTATGATTTAACATTAGATTTAGAGCTGCTTCAATACGTTGTTGAAAATAACGACAAAAAAAGATTTTCCTTTAACGAGGATAAAACCAAAATAAGGGCAAATCAAGGTCATTCCATTTCGGTAGAATTAAACTTAAATGAAACCGAGCCTTTGGAATACCTGTATCATGGTACGGTTGAAAAGGTCCTTTCGGACATTAAAACGCAGGGACTGCAAAAAATGAGCAGACAGCATGTGCACTTAAGCGCCGATAAAGAAACCGCTAATAAAGTGGGTGGCAGGAGAGGAAAACCCGTTATCCTAATCGTTAACAGCGGGGCGATGCATAGGGCAGGATATAAATTTTACCTATCGGCCAACAACGTGTGGCTTACAGATGTTGTGCCTGCTGAATATATAGAATTTTAA
- a CDS encoding metallophosphoesterase family protein, translating into MGRTLVIGDIHGGLKGLIQLFERAEVSTEDKLIFLGDYVDGWSESAQVIDYLMLLEKSHQCIFIKGNHDAWCIDWLQKGIVDDVWFVHGGKLTIESYKDISDTIRQKHLDFFEQMHDYYVDRQNNLFIHAGFSSMHGPEKERYSSNYSWDRTLWEMALTMDNRIKKDSAIYPKRLLLYHEIYIGHTPTLYYNVKVPMQGCNVWNIDTGAAFTGKLSCLDIKTKQFWQSDTLQSLYPNEKGRNK; encoded by the coding sequence ATGGGCAGAACATTGGTAATTGGCGATATACACGGCGGATTAAAAGGCCTGATCCAGCTTTTCGAGCGTGCAGAAGTATCAACCGAAGATAAGCTCATTTTTCTTGGTGATTACGTTGACGGATGGAGTGAGTCGGCTCAGGTGATCGATTACCTGATGCTTTTAGAAAAAAGCCATCAATGCATTTTTATCAAAGGCAATCACGATGCATGGTGTATCGATTGGCTCCAAAAAGGTATCGTTGATGATGTTTGGTTCGTACATGGTGGTAAATTAACCATCGAGAGCTATAAAGACATATCGGATACAATAAGACAGAAACACCTGGATTTCTTTGAACAGATGCACGATTATTATGTAGACAGACAGAACAACCTCTTTATTCATGCTGGTTTTTCTTCCATGCACGGACCGGAAAAGGAGCGTTATTCTTCCAATTATTCGTGGGACAGAACGTTATGGGAAATGGCGCTGACTATGGATAACCGGATTAAAAAAGATTCGGCCATTTATCCGAAACGTTTATTGCTTTATCACGAAATCTACATCGGCCATACACCAACGCTCTACTACAACGTTAAGGTGCCAATGCAGGGCTGTAATGTTTGGAATATAGATACCGGTGCTGCATTTACCGGAAAATTAAGCTGTTTGGATATCAAAACCAAACAATTTTGGCAAAGCGATACACTACAAAGCCTGTATCCGAACGAAAAAGGAAGAAATAAATAA
- a CDS encoding nicotinate phosphoribosyltransferase, whose product MNPLLLTDGYKVDHRRQYPENTTLVYSNWTPRKSRLENVNHVVLFGLQYFIKKYIIDDFNQNFFKQPKEEILRKYARRINNYLGENLVGTQHIADLHDLGYIPMVFKSLPEGAEVPLRVPMFTMYNTKPEFFWLTNYFETLLSAVVWLPCNSATLAKQYRTILDKYAEETSSVPEFVDWQGHDFSMRGMGGIEAAVTSAAGHLLSFTGTDTIPAIDFLEEYYKADSDKELIGGSVAATEHSVMCMGTNTGELETFKRLILEVYPKGIVSIVSDTWDLWKVLTEYLPVLKDDIIARPGKVVIRPDSGDPVDIICGNPNGKNENEKKGVIELLWDVFGGKTNDKGFKELVPQIGAIYGDSITTERATQICERLKAKGFASTNVVFGIGSFTYQYNTRDTFGFAMKATYGEVDGVGREIFKDPITDDGTKKSAKGLLQIFKNAKGEYELKDQCTWEEEAKGELKEVFRDGSLLIDYSLTDIRERLKNS is encoded by the coding sequence ATGAATCCATTATTATTAACAGACGGTTATAAAGTTGACCACCGCAGACAGTACCCTGAAAATACCACACTGGTTTATTCCAATTGGACGCCCAGAAAAAGCAGGCTCGAAAATGTAAATCACGTGGTACTTTTTGGCTTACAGTACTTTATCAAAAAATACATTATCGATGATTTTAACCAGAATTTCTTTAAACAGCCAAAAGAAGAGATTTTAAGGAAATACGCCCGCAGGATCAATAATTACCTTGGCGAAAATCTGGTAGGAACACAGCACATTGCGGATTTGCATGATCTGGGTTATATCCCCATGGTTTTCAAATCACTTCCTGAAGGGGCCGAAGTGCCTTTGCGTGTACCCATGTTCACCATGTACAATACCAAACCAGAGTTTTTCTGGCTGACCAATTATTTCGAAACATTGCTTTCTGCAGTAGTTTGGTTGCCATGTAATTCGGCTACTCTTGCAAAACAGTACCGTACCATCTTGGATAAATATGCAGAAGAAACCTCGTCGGTGCCAGAATTTGTAGATTGGCAGGGACATGATTTCTCTATGCGCGGCATGGGTGGGATAGAAGCTGCGGTAACATCGGCCGCAGGCCATTTATTGAGTTTTACCGGAACCGACACCATCCCGGCAATTGATTTTCTGGAAGAATATTACAAAGCCGATTCAGATAAAGAGTTAATCGGTGGCTCTGTAGCCGCTACAGAGCACTCGGTAATGTGCATGGGAACCAATACTGGCGAGCTCGAAACTTTTAAACGCCTGATCCTCGAAGTTTATCCAAAAGGAATTGTGTCTATCGTTTCCGATACCTGGGATTTATGGAAAGTATTGACTGAGTATCTGCCTGTTTTAAAAGATGATATCATCGCCAGACCAGGTAAGGTGGTAATCAGGCCTGATTCTGGAGACCCGGTTGATATCATCTGTGGAAATCCAAATGGCAAAAATGAAAATGAGAAAAAAGGTGTGATAGAGCTGCTTTGGGATGTTTTTGGTGGAAAAACCAACGATAAAGGTTTTAAAGAACTGGTTCCACAGATTGGGGCCATTTACGGCGATAGCATCACTACTGAAAGAGCTACACAAATCTGCGAACGTTTAAAAGCCAAAGGTTTTGCTTCAACCAACGTGGTTTTCGGTATCGGTTCTTTCACTTATCAGTACAATACACGAGATACTTTTGGTTTTGCCATGAAAGCCACTTACGGCGAGGTAGATGGCGTTGGTCGTGAGATATTTAAAGATCCTATTACCGACGATGGAACCAAAAAATCGGCAAAAGGTTTACTGCAGATTTTTAAAAATGCAAAAGGAGAATATGAATTGAAAGATCAATGCACCTGGGAAGAAGAAGCCAAGGGCGAATTGAAGGAAGTTTTCAGGGATGGAAGCTTATTGATCGATTATTCTCTTACCGACATTAGAGAAAGGCTAAAGAATAGTTAA